The proteins below come from a single Parcubacteria group bacterium genomic window:
- a CDS encoding NYN domain-containing protein, translating to MSIYKEQRIGVLVDIQNLYYSAKVLHQKKVNFGQVLKEAVGDRKLIRAIAYGIKTLEGQEEKFFDALEKVGYEVKTKDLQIFPGGAKKGDWDVGIAVDAIKMSKTLDAIVLVSGDGDYIPLVKYIQSTTGCRVEGIAFMESTSNKLVEELDAFINLSENKKKFLI from the coding sequence ATGAGTATCTACAAAGAACAACGCATCGGTGTTTTGGTCGACATCCAAAACCTCTATTACAGCGCGAAAGTGCTTCATCAAAAAAAAGTCAATTTCGGTCAAGTCCTGAAAGAAGCCGTCGGTGACCGGAAACTGATCCGCGCCATCGCTTATGGAATCAAGACTCTCGAAGGCCAAGAAGAAAAGTTTTTTGACGCCTTGGAAAAAGTCGGCTATGAGGTCAAAACCAAAGATTTGCAAATCTTTCCCGGCGGAGCCAAAAAGGGGGATTGGGACGTGGGAATTGCCGTGGACGCCATTAAAATGTCCAAAACCCTTGATGCAATTGTTTTGGTTTCCGGCGATGGAGATTACATTCCTTTGGTCAAATATATCCAATCCACCACTGGTTGTCGCGTCGAAGGCATCGCTTTTATGGAATCGACCAGCAACAAGCTGGTTGAAGAACTGGACGCTTTCATTAATTTGAGCGAAAATAAGAAAAAGTTTTTGATTTAA
- a CDS encoding YraN family protein has protein sequence MTITPKKSLGNLGETISANYLRNKGYEIIALNYANPSGRRLGEIDIIAKDKAKDELVFVEVKSREMQKFKNTNPEENVNYHKMQKLDKIAYFYLKQNNLTACDYRFDVIAVWINEITRRAKIKHIRSI, from the coding sequence ATGACCATCACACCCAAAAAATCACTAGGAAACTTGGGCGAAACCATCTCCGCCAACTATCTCCGAAATAAAGGCTACGAGATTATTGCTCTAAATTATGCCAATCCCAGCGGACGCCGCTTGGGAGAAATTGACATTATCGCGAAAGATAAGGCAAAAGACGAGCTGGTTTTTGTCGAAGTAAAATCTCGTGAGATGCAAAAATTCAAAAATACCAATCCGGAAGAAAACGTCAACTATCATAAGATGCAAAAGCTGGACAAAATCGCTTATTTTTACCTAAAGCAAAACAATCTCACTGCCTGCGATTATCGCTTTGATGTGATTGCAGTTTGGATCAATGAAATAACGAGAAGAGCCAAAATAAAACACATAAGGTCAATCTAG
- the pnp gene encoding polyribonucleotide nucleotidyltransferase, which translates to MDQKKWSLQIGGRILEIENGLLAGQANGAVTVRYGDTVVLATAVMSKGASRVCGYFPLMVDFEERYYAAGKIKGSRFIKREGRPSDDAVLSGRAVDRTIRPLFNHRMRNDVQVIVTVLSYDGENDPDTIAIIAASTALAISNIPWNGPVAAVRVGKAGGEFVLNPVSNGELAEGELDLLISGSADKVNMIESGAMEISEEEMLKAFTFGQEAIKKIVGFILEIQKEIGKEKNVPTLVAGTPEFEAKVKEILMTENLAEALYDKDKKVIEEKMSAINDKVKDYIKATFPEEEAKLKEVAEIVFEEVSDEIVHKNILEKELRPDSRKLDEIRHIECRTGLLPRTHGTGLFTRGETQALTVTTLGSPGDQQIIDTMEVDMKKRYIHHYNFPPYSVGEVRPMRGPGRREVGHGALAEKALVPVLPSKEEFPYTILLVSEILSSNGSSSMASTCGSTLSLMDAGVPIKRPVSGIAMGIIVGENNKFKILTDIQGLEDHYGDMDFKVAGTEKGITAMQMDVKVDGVTLEMLAAVLTQSHQNRLEILKKITDVLPAPRTEMSQYAPRIITMQINPEKIRNVIGTGGKIINEIIDQTGVQIDIEDSGMIFITSPDQVSAGKAKEWIDNLTHEVKAGEIFNAKVTRIMAFGAFAEILPGQEGLIHISEIAERRIEKVEDVLSVGDIVKVKVKEIDSQGRINLSARLANQAE; encoded by the coding sequence ATGGATCAAAAGAAATGGTCTCTCCAAATTGGGGGACGTATCTTGGAAATCGAAAACGGCCTTTTAGCCGGACAAGCTAATGGCGCCGTCACAGTGCGTTATGGCGACACAGTCGTACTTGCGACGGCTGTCATGAGTAAAGGCGCATCCCGCGTCTGTGGATATTTCCCTTTGATGGTAGATTTCGAAGAACGCTATTATGCCGCCGGGAAAATCAAAGGCTCGCGTTTTATCAAACGTGAAGGCCGCCCATCCGATGACGCCGTCCTTTCCGGACGCGCCGTCGACCGAACAATCCGTCCACTTTTCAACCACCGGATGCGAAATGACGTGCAAGTAATTGTGACCGTACTTTCTTATGATGGAGAAAACGACCCTGATACGATTGCTATCATCGCTGCTTCGACTGCTCTCGCCATATCAAATATTCCTTGGAATGGTCCAGTCGCTGCTGTACGCGTCGGAAAAGCCGGTGGGGAGTTTGTGCTTAATCCAGTCAGCAATGGAGAATTAGCTGAAGGCGAACTTGATCTTTTGATTTCCGGCAGTGCTGACAAAGTCAATATGATAGAAAGTGGCGCAATGGAAATTTCTGAAGAAGAAATGCTCAAAGCCTTTACTTTTGGACAAGAAGCAATCAAAAAGATTGTCGGTTTCATTTTAGAAATTCAAAAGGAAATAGGGAAAGAAAAAAATGTGCCAACGCTTGTGGCTGGAACACCCGAATTTGAAGCTAAAGTCAAAGAAATTTTAATGACTGAAAATCTAGCTGAAGCATTGTATGACAAAGACAAGAAAGTAATCGAGGAAAAGATGAGTGCGATCAATGACAAAGTCAAGGACTACATCAAAGCAACTTTTCCAGAAGAAGAAGCGAAATTGAAAGAAGTAGCTGAAATTGTCTTTGAGGAGGTATCCGATGAAATCGTACATAAAAATATTCTCGAAAAAGAATTGCGCCCGGATTCACGAAAACTAGATGAAATCCGCCATATTGAATGTCGAACAGGCCTCTTGCCACGGACTCATGGAACCGGACTATTCACCCGCGGAGAAACCCAAGCCCTCACAGTCACGACACTCGGTTCGCCTGGTGACCAGCAGATTATCGATACGATGGAGGTAGACATGAAAAAACGCTACATCCATCACTACAATTTTCCGCCATATTCAGTCGGAGAAGTCCGTCCAATGCGAGGACCGGGAAGACGAGAAGTGGGACATGGCGCGCTGGCCGAAAAAGCGCTCGTTCCAGTTTTACCATCCAAAGAGGAATTTCCATATACCATTCTTTTAGTTTCTGAAATTCTTTCCTCCAATGGATCATCTTCCATGGCTTCCACTTGCGGTTCGACACTATCGCTGATGGATGCTGGCGTGCCGATCAAGCGCCCAGTTTCCGGAATTGCTATGGGAATTATTGTCGGAGAAAATAATAAATTCAAGATTCTTACTGACATTCAAGGCTTGGAAGATCACTACGGTGATATGGACTTCAAGGTAGCTGGAACGGAAAAAGGCATCACAGCGATGCAGATGGATGTGAAAGTTGACGGAGTCACACTGGAAATGCTCGCTGCGGTTCTGACCCAATCTCACCAAAATCGTCTGGAGATTTTGAAAAAAATTACCGATGTTCTGCCAGCACCACGCACCGAGATGTCCCAATATGCCCCAAGAATCATCACAATGCAGATCAATCCAGAGAAAATCAGAAATGTCATTGGAACTGGTGGCAAGATCATCAATGAAATCATTGATCAGACTGGCGTGCAAATCGACATTGAAGACAGCGGTATGATTTTCATCACTTCGCCTGACCAAGTTTCTGCCGGAAAAGCCAAGGAATGGATTGACAATCTCACCCACGAAGTCAAAGCAGGAGAAATCTTTAATGCCAAAGTGACCCGCATCATGGCCTTTGGCGCCTTTGCGGAAATCCTCCCAGGACAAGAAGGACTAATTCATATTTCTGAAATTGCTGAGAGACGGATTGAGAAAGTGGAAGATGTTCTGAGCGTCGGAGATATTGTGAAAGTCAAGGTCAAAGAAATCGACTCACAAGGCCGGATTAATCTTTCAGCAAGACTGGCAAATCAAGCGGAATAA
- a CDS encoding YifB family Mg chelatase-like AAA ATPase, whose product MASKVFSAAVIGLKSALVEVEVDTVAAGMHRFNIVGLPDTAIKESQDRVSSAIKNSALIAPHRCGRITVNLAPADLPKVGPLYDLPIALGFLLASKQISFDHTNKLFIGELSLDGRIRPVKGVLLVALLAKEKGIETLFVPLENAKEASIIEGINIIAVSTLKELLSHLENIATLDFYPKTDLEKLFEENSHLYDMRNIKGQEHAKRALEIASAGAHNILLSGPPGSGKTLLAKTMASILPRLTVSEALEVTKIFSVAGYLPKENSLITKRQFRSPHHSASAASLVGGGTFPRPGEISLAHRGILFLDEFSEFSRSVLENLRQPLENGIITISRAQGTLEFPARFTLVAAMNPCPCGNATDPEKACSCSPANIIRYQAKISGPILDRIDLHIEVPRLKFEKLAENSQQENSESIRLRVEKARKIQKERFAGSKIVSNSEMESEQIKKYCQLDSAGAELMKNALSRFYLSARAYFRIIKVARTIADLEDEESIKPSHIAEAIQYRFKSE is encoded by the coding sequence ATGGCTTCAAAAGTTTTTTCCGCCGCTGTTATCGGGCTCAAAAGCGCGCTCGTTGAAGTAGAAGTAGACACAGTTGCTGCTGGAATGCATCGCTTCAATATTGTCGGTCTACCAGACACGGCTATCAAAGAATCGCAAGATCGCGTCAGCTCTGCCATAAAAAACAGCGCGCTAATCGCTCCGCATCGTTGCGGACGAATCACAGTCAATCTTGCTCCGGCGGATCTGCCGAAAGTCGGTCCGCTCTATGATTTGCCGATCGCACTAGGATTTTTGCTGGCTAGCAAGCAAATCTCTTTTGATCACACAAACAAGCTTTTTATCGGTGAGCTATCCTTAGACGGCAGAATCAGGCCTGTGAAGGGCGTACTGCTCGTCGCACTCCTTGCCAAAGAAAAAGGAATCGAAACTCTTTTTGTTCCTCTAGAAAACGCTAAAGAAGCGTCAATCATCGAAGGCATAAACATCATTGCCGTATCTACACTCAAAGAATTACTCAGCCACCTGGAAAACATAGCCACGCTAGATTTTTACCCCAAGACCGACCTGGAAAAACTTTTCGAAGAGAATAGTCATCTTTATGATATGCGAAATATCAAAGGCCAAGAACACGCCAAAAGAGCGCTAGAAATCGCTTCGGCCGGTGCGCATAATATCCTCCTTAGCGGTCCGCCCGGATCAGGAAAAACTCTACTTGCCAAAACAATGGCCTCGATTTTACCACGATTAACTGTCTCTGAAGCATTGGAAGTGACAAAAATCTTTTCTGTCGCCGGCTATTTACCTAAAGAAAATAGCCTGATCACTAAAAGACAGTTCCGTTCGCCGCATCATAGTGCCAGCGCCGCCTCTTTGGTTGGAGGTGGAACATTTCCGCGACCAGGTGAAATCAGCCTTGCTCATCGCGGCATCTTATTTTTGGACGAATTCTCAGAATTCTCTCGCTCCGTCCTGGAAAATCTGCGCCAACCACTAGAAAACGGCATCATCACGATCTCCCGCGCTCAGGGCACATTGGAATTTCCCGCTCGCTTTACCCTTGTCGCGGCAATGAATCCTTGTCCTTGTGGCAACGCCACTGACCCGGAAAAAGCTTGCTCCTGCAGTCCGGCCAATATCATTCGCTACCAAGCCAAAATTTCCGGACCGATCCTGGATCGCATCGATCTACATATTGAAGTGCCCCGGTTAAAATTTGAAAAATTGGCCGAAAACAGCCAACAAGAAAATTCTGAGAGTATCCGCTTGCGCGTAGAAAAAGCCCGCAAAATTCAAAAGGAACGTTTCGCAGGTTCCAAAATTGTTTCTAACAGTGAAATGGAAAGTGAGCAGATCAAAAAATATTGCCAGCTAGACTCAGCTGGAGCGGAACTGATGAAAAACGCCCTTTCCCGCTTCTACCTTAGCGCCCGCGCCTATTTCCGGATCATAAAAGTCGCCAGAACGATTGCTGACCTGGAAGATGAGGAAAGCATTAAGCCATCACACATCGCTGAGGCAATTCAGTATCGGTTTAAGAGTGAATAA
- the rpsO gene encoding 30S ribosomal protein S15: MALTGKQKAKVTSDVKRHEKDTGSPEYQVALFTEQIKKLTAHLKKNAKDFHSRRGLLKMVSKRKRLLDYLKKTNEKNYKALIKKLELKG; the protein is encoded by the coding sequence ATGGCTCTTACAGGCAAGCAAAAAGCAAAGGTAACAAGCGATGTCAAAAGACACGAAAAAGACACGGGTTCTCCGGAATACCAAGTTGCTCTTTTCACCGAACAGATCAAGAAATTGACCGCGCACCTCAAGAAAAACGCTAAAGACTTTCATTCTCGCAGAGGCCTCCTAAAAATGGTCTCAAAACGAAAAAGACTTCTCGACTACTTGAAAAAAACTAACGAGAAAAACTATAAAGCCTTGATCAAGAAATTGGAACTCAAAGGCTAA
- a CDS encoding DUF5684 domain-containing protein, translating to MNQINIPNESILPIVGGLFIFLFIFFSLCYVYMSICLLKIARKTNTGNAWFAWIPILDMLLALEIAKKPTWWIIWFFIPVANLVTYVLVWMGISKILRKPEWLGILMIISPLNLIVPGYLAFSRIDNTPQKPEIKIMNVSL from the coding sequence ATGAATCAAATAAACATACCAAATGAGTCAATATTGCCAATTGTAGGCGGACTATTCATCTTTCTGTTTATCTTTTTTTCTTTGTGCTATGTCTATATGTCAATTTGCCTTTTAAAAATTGCCAGGAAAACTAACACGGGAAATGCTTGGTTTGCTTGGATTCCAATTCTTGATATGCTCTTGGCGCTGGAAATTGCCAAAAAACCCACTTGGTGGATTATTTGGTTTTTCATTCCTGTGGCTAATCTTGTCACTTATGTACTGGTTTGGATGGGAATTTCCAAGATATTGCGAAAACCAGAATGGCTGGGAATTCTAATGATTATTTCACCGCTAAATCTTATTGTTCCTGGCTATCTCGCTTTTTCCAGAATTGATAATACGCCACAAAAGCCGGAAATTAAAATTATGAACGTTTCGCTTTAA
- a CDS encoding signal peptidase II, whose translation MKCESANKKIFLLTILLIFIDQSAKYIIRSSGGFYICNKGIAFGINLPNWLIIGLIIAILAFASFLILNLKFKIFNELEIIKFNNFKLNSNFKFKILNYPLVLILSGAISNLLDRLYNGCVIDFIDLRVWPVFNLADIFICLGAFLLILKFNKK comes from the coding sequence ATGAAATGCGAATCTGCGAATAAAAAAATATTTTTGCTCACAATCTTACTGATTTTTATTGATCAGTCAGCTAAATATATCATCCGCTCTTCGGGCGGATTTTATATTTGTAACAAGGGCATTGCGTTTGGAATAAACCTACCAAATTGGCTAATAATAGGACTTATTATCGCTATTCTTGCTTTTGCTAGTTTTTTAATTTTAAATTTGAAATTTAAAATTTTCAATGAATTAGAAATTATTAAATTTAATAATTTTAAATTGAATTCAAATTTTAAATTTAAAATTTTAAATTATCCCCTTGTCCTCATTCTTTCCGGTGCTATTTCAAATTTGCTCGATCGCCTGTATAATGGTTGCGTGATTGATTTCATCGATCTGAGGGTTTGGCCAGTTTTTAATCTAGCGGATATTTTTATCTGCTTAGGAGCTTTTCTCCTGATATTAAAGTTTAACAAAAAATAA
- a CDS encoding TraR/DksA C4-type zinc finger protein, with protein sequence MEKNVQDELKALLLKEKAELEENLARIARPVDKEKGDYETTFGEVGADREDNTTEVEQYTDNLPVEITLEKNLQEVISALDRMEKGTYGLCENCQKEIDIERLKANPSAKTCIKC encoded by the coding sequence ATGGAGAAGAATGTTCAAGATGAGCTTAAGGCTCTTTTATTAAAAGAAAAGGCAGAGCTAGAAGAAAATTTGGCGCGCATAGCGAGACCAGTCGACAAAGAAAAAGGGGATTATGAAACCACCTTTGGCGAAGTCGGGGCTGACCGCGAAGACAACACGACCGAAGTCGAACAATATACAGACAATTTACCTGTGGAAATAACTCTCGAGAAAAATTTGCAAGAAGTGATTAGTGCACTAGACCGGATGGAAAAAGGCACCTATGGCCTTTGTGAAAATTGCCAAAAAGAAATTGACATCGAAAGGCTAAAAGCTAATCCTAGCGCCAAGACCTGCATTAAATGCTAA
- a CDS encoding UvrD-helicase domain-containing protein, protein MTTLLENLNLSQREAVETTEGPVLVIAGAGSGKTRALTFRTAYLICEKGVRPGQILAVTFTNKAAKEMQERIAQLLSEYGFKGKLPLIGTFHSICARLLRAEIGKIGYESNFNIFDAQDQQSLIKKTMKELGVDPTQFRPQSILGAISKAKNELIDAEMFQKAVGGYWEEIVSKVYTAYQERLKKNNALDFDDILMLLVRIFRTYPEVLEKYQNIFRYVMVDEYQDTNHAQYVLIKMLADKHKNICVVGDDWQGIYSWRGANIQNILDFEKDYPAAKVVKLEQNYRSTQQILDAAYGVISKNINRKDKKIWTENKTGHLLASYEAEDESDEAQFIVSEAISLRNKGVKLNNIVVLYRTNAQSRIIEEALLGESIPYRIIGGLKFYQRKEIKDIIAYLRLIENFNDEISLERIINEPKRGIGEKTVEKWVSFAKINSLDLIAAGLEVSVQDKATGTKIIKTKLDSIAKFCEFTKRMREVKNKLTLADFIQKVFSESGYERQLTDGTDEGQMRVENVRELLTVAKKYDKFVDGEGLRLFLEEVALVADTDNIDQSSEAVHLMTLHSAKGLEFQYVFIIGLEEGILPHSRSMLSEIEMEEERRLMYVGITRAKEKVYLLFTKMRTIYGSTQINAPSRFLDDIPAELVENAENSIINACVEKYASSRKKTILTDMKICYKGGERISHEKFGEGLVISSQGNIITVAFRSVGLKKLDVSLAPIKKLA, encoded by the coding sequence ATGACAACATTATTAGAAAATCTAAATCTTTCCCAACGTGAAGCGGTAGAAACGACCGAGGGGCCGGTTTTGGTGATTGCCGGCGCCGGTTCAGGGAAAACACGGGCGTTGACTTTTCGCACTGCATACCTTATTTGTGAAAAAGGCGTGCGACCAGGACAGATTTTGGCGGTCACTTTTACTAACAAAGCGGCCAAAGAAATGCAAGAGCGGATCGCGCAATTGCTATCCGAATATGGTTTTAAGGGAAAATTGCCTCTCATCGGCACTTTTCATTCGATCTGCGCGAGACTACTGCGCGCGGAAATTGGCAAGATTGGCTATGAAAGCAATTTTAATATCTTTGACGCCCAAGATCAGCAGAGTCTTATCAAAAAAACGATGAAGGAGTTGGGCGTTGATCCGACGCAATTTCGTCCACAAAGTATCTTAGGCGCAATTTCTAAGGCTAAAAATGAACTGATTGATGCTGAAATGTTTCAAAAGGCCGTTGGCGGTTATTGGGAGGAAATTGTTTCGAAAGTCTACACAGCCTATCAAGAACGGCTAAAAAAGAATAACGCGCTGGATTTTGATGACATTTTAATGCTTTTGGTCAGGATTTTTCGGACATATCCAGAAGTATTAGAAAAATATCAAAATATTTTCCGCTATGTCATGGTAGATGAATATCAAGATACAAACCATGCGCAATACGTTCTCATTAAAATGCTGGCGGACAAACACAAAAATATTTGTGTCGTGGGAGATGATTGGCAGGGGATTTATTCCTGGCGCGGAGCCAATATCCAAAATATTCTTGATTTTGAAAAAGACTATCCAGCTGCCAAGGTGGTGAAACTGGAGCAGAATTATCGCTCGACCCAGCAGATTTTGGACGCGGCCTATGGGGTGATTTCCAAAAACATCAATCGCAAGGACAAGAAAATTTGGACGGAAAATAAGACCGGCCATCTTTTAGCGTCATATGAAGCTGAGGATGAGAGTGATGAAGCGCAATTTATTGTTTCAGAAGCAATTTCTCTTCGCAATAAGGGCGTGAAATTAAACAACATCGTCGTGCTCTATCGGACGAATGCGCAATCACGGATCATTGAGGAAGCGCTTTTGGGCGAATCAATTCCGTACCGCATTATTGGCGGACTGAAATTCTATCAACGAAAGGAAATCAAAGATATTATCGCCTATTTGCGTCTGATTGAAAATTTTAATGATGAGATTTCTCTTGAGCGGATCATTAATGAGCCAAAAAGGGGCATTGGAGAAAAGACGGTGGAGAAATGGGTTTCTTTTGCAAAGATAAATAGTCTTGATCTAATCGCAGCTGGTTTGGAAGTTTCAGTTCAGGACAAAGCAACTGGAACTAAAATCATTAAGACTAAATTGGATAGCATCGCCAAATTTTGTGAGTTCACAAAAAGAATGCGAGAAGTGAAAAATAAGCTGACTTTAGCTGACTTTATTCAGAAAGTCTTTTCCGAAAGTGGCTATGAGAGACAATTGACGGATGGAACAGATGAAGGGCAGATGCGGGTAGAAAATGTGCGAGAGCTGCTCACAGTAGCGAAGAAATATGACAAGTTCGTGGATGGTGAAGGTTTGCGGCTGTTTCTGGAAGAGGTGGCGCTTGTCGCGGATACGGATAATATTGATCAATCCAGCGAAGCGGTGCATCTAATGACATTGCACAGCGCTAAGGGTTTGGAATTTCAATACGTTTTCATTATCGGCTTGGAGGAGGGGATTTTGCCTCATTCGCGCAGTATGCTCAGTGAAATTGAGATGGAAGAAGAACGGCGATTGATGTATGTCGGAATTACGCGGGCAAAAGAAAAGGTCTATCTGCTTTTTACCAAGATGCGTACAATTTATGGTTCAACGCAAATCAACGCGCCATCACGTTTTTTGGATGATATCCCGGCGGAACTGGTGGAAAATGCCGAAAATTCAATAATTAATGCATGCGTTGAAAAATACGCTTCTAGCAGAAAAAAGACTATTCTTACGGATATGAAAATTTGCTACAAAGGCGGTGAGCGGATTAGTCACGAAAAATTTGGTGAAGGTCTGGTGATTTCTTCTCAGGGAAATATTATTACAGTTGCATTCAGGTCTGTTGGACTTAAGAAACTAGATGTTTCTTTGGCGCCGATTAAAAAATTAGCTTAG